The following proteins are co-located in the Corynebacterium kalinowskii genome:
- the sucB gene encoding 2-oxoglutarate dehydrogenase, E2 component, dihydrolipoamide succinyltransferase: MAFSVKMPELGESVTEGTITRWLKQVGDTVTADEPLLEVSTDKVDTEIPAPASGVLTKVMFEEDDTVDVGEIIAEIGEEGEAAAPEAEAPKEEAPQEAAPKEDAAPAASGSGDTTDVKMPELGESVTEGTITRWLKSVGDKVEADEPLLEVSTDKVDTEVPSPVAGTIVEILFQEDDTVDVGEVIVRIGDAAAAAAGQQTEAKEEVPSEAAIKEAETKEDNATVEEAAPAAGSGSGDTTDVKMPELGESVTEGTITRWLKSVGDKVEADEPLLEVSTDKVDTEVPSPVAGTIVEILFQEDDTVDVGEVIVRIGDGSAPAAPAEKTEAKEEAPKAEPKKEEPKQEVAAKVEAPKEEVAAKVEAPKVDNSDAPYVTPLVRKLADKHGVDLSKVEGTGVGGRIRKQDVLAAAGQGEAPAAAAEAPKANVSTKSVDPEKAKLRGTTVRVNRIREITAVKTLESLHGAAQLTQLHEVDMTRVAELRKANKPAFMEKHGLNLTYLPFFAKAVVEALVSHPNVNASYNAKTKEITYHPTVNLGIAVDTPAGLLSPVIHNAQDMSLPELAKAIVDIADRARNSKLKPNDLMGGTFTITNIGSEGALSDTPILVPPQAAMIGTGAIVKRPVVTTEDGSDAIAIRQMVFLPLTYDHQLIDGADAGRFMTTVRDRLENIDFTADLGL, translated from the coding sequence ATGGCGTTTTCTGTCAAGATGCCCGAGCTCGGTGAGTCGGTAACCGAAGGCACCATCACCCGCTGGCTGAAGCAGGTTGGTGACACCGTTACTGCTGACGAACCATTGCTGGAAGTATCTACCGACAAGGTTGACACCGAGATTCCAGCCCCAGCTTCCGGCGTGCTAACCAAGGTCATGTTCGAGGAAGACGACACCGTTGACGTCGGCGAGATCATCGCTGAGATCGGCGAAGAAGGCGAAGCTGCAGCTCCTGAGGCTGAGGCTCCTAAGGAGGAAGCTCCACAGGAAGCTGCCCCTAAGGAAGATGCTGCTCCTGCTGCTTCCGGTTCCGGCGACACCACCGACGTGAAGATGCCAGAACTCGGCGAGTCCGTCACCGAAGGCACCATCACCCGCTGGCTCAAGTCCGTCGGCGACAAGGTCGAAGCCGACGAGCCACTGCTCGAGGTCTCCACCGACAAGGTCGACACCGAAGTACCTTCCCCAGTAGCAGGCACCATCGTCGAAATCCTCTTCCAGGAAGACGACACCGTTGACGTCGGCGAAGTCATCGTCCGCATCGGCGACGCTGCAGCTGCCGCTGCAGGTCAGCAGACGGAAGCCAAGGAAGAAGTTCCTTCCGAGGCCGCCATCAAGGAAGCTGAGACCAAGGAAGACAACGCCACCGTCGAAGAGGCTGCTCCTGCTGCCGGTTCCGGTTCCGGCGACACCACCGACGTGAAGATGCCAGAACTCGGCGAATCCGTCACCGAAGGCACCATCACCCGCTGGCTCAAGTCCGTCGGCGACAAGGTCGAAGCCGACGAACCACTGCTCGAGGTCTCCACCGACAAGGTCGACACCGAAGTACCTTCCCCAGTAGCAGGCACCATCGTCGAAATCCTCTTCCAGGAAGACGACACCGTTGACGTCGGCGAAGTCATCGTCCGCATCGGCGACGGCTCCGCACCAGCAGCTCCAGCCGAGAAGACGGAAGCCAAGGAAGAAGCACCTAAGGCTGAGCCAAAGAAGGAAGAGCCAAAGCAGGAAGTTGCTGCCAAGGTCGAGGCCCCTAAGGAAGAGGTCGCTGCCAAGGTTGAGGCTCCTAAGGTCGACAACTCCGACGCTCCTTACGTGACCCCACTGGTCCGCAAGCTGGCTGACAAGCACGGCGTTGACCTGTCCAAGGTTGAGGGCACCGGTGTTGGTGGCCGCATCCGCAAGCAGGACGTTCTCGCTGCCGCTGGCCAGGGCGAAGCCCCAGCCGCCGCTGCCGAGGCTCCTAAGGCCAACGTATCCACCAAGTCCGTGGATCCAGAGAAGGCCAAGCTGCGTGGCACCACCGTGCGCGTCAACCGCATCCGCGAAATCACCGCTGTGAAGACCCTCGAGTCTCTGCACGGTGCTGCTCAGCTCACCCAGCTGCACGAGGTCGACATGACCCGCGTCGCCGAGCTGCGCAAGGCCAACAAGCCAGCCTTCATGGAAAAGCACGGCCTGAACCTGACCTACCTGCCATTCTTTGCTAAGGCAGTCGTCGAGGCTCTGGTGTCCCACCCGAACGTCAACGCGTCTTACAACGCCAAGACCAAGGAAATCACCTACCACCCAACTGTGAACTTGGGTATCGCCGTCGACACTCCAGCTGGTCTGCTCTCCCCTGTCATCCACAACGCACAGGACATGAGCCTGCCAGAGTTGGCTAAGGCCATCGTGGATATCGCTGACCGCGCCCGCAATAGCAAGCTCAAGCCAAATGATCTGATGGGTGGCACCTTCACCATCACCAACATTGGCTCTGAGGGCGCACTGTCTGACACCCCAATCCTGGTTCCACCACAGGCCGCAATGATCGGCACCGGCGCCATCGTTAAGCGCCCGGTTGTCACCACCGAGGATGGCAGCGACGCTATCGCGATCCGCCAGATGGTCTTCCTGCCGCTGACGTACGATCACCAGCTGATCGACGGCGCAGACGCAGGTCGCTTCATGACCACCGTCCGTGACCGCCTGGAGAACATCGACTTCACCGCCGACCTCGGCTTGTAA
- a CDS encoding oxidoreductase → MFNLFGSRKSKPGIKPPRAPGDTIRAEDLNYLKEWVVGRALVEGFVEPETLVNEMSVVLVDATGDFTRRRIGGPKGVDVIARALDIPIYDVEETGYPQRMRERIERDRLMRKRQEQQERRAKFERGELP, encoded by the coding sequence GTGTTCAACCTATTCGGCTCTAGAAAATCGAAGCCAGGCATCAAACCGCCCCGCGCGCCTGGCGACACGATCCGCGCTGAAGACCTGAACTACCTCAAGGAATGGGTAGTTGGGCGCGCGCTGGTGGAGGGGTTTGTCGAGCCGGAAACTCTGGTCAACGAGATGAGCGTGGTGCTTGTCGACGCCACCGGTGACTTCACCCGTCGCCGAATCGGAGGCCCCAAAGGGGTGGACGTCATTGCCCGCGCATTAGATATCCCCATCTACGACGTCGAAGAGACCGGCTACCCCCAGCGCATGCGCGAGCGCATCGAACGCGATCGCCTGATGCGCAAGCGCCAAGAACAGCAAGAACGCCGCGCTAAATTTGAGCGCGGCGAGCTTCCCTAA
- a CDS encoding leucyl aminopeptidase produces MPKKPSLPAEGIVPKLSVSAKLPKKTEAIVIPVFQGEDGPEIAATGVLGSKGEVAVLEALTTLGATGAAQEVTKLAGIAGSEVPVIIAVGLGDSEDFDAETLRRSAGVSARALKGFGKVASTLGIFGLHDAIVGAALGAYTYRGQKTAKLDGAKAPVKEIVFVSDKKDELESAQILVDSVVLARNLVNTASSHLYPEVYADFIASLAEEFGIEAEILDEKALAKGKFGGLLAVGGGSARKPRLLRLSYQSKKSAPSVALVGKGITFDTGGISLKPGAKMDDMISDMGGSAAAIAATIAAARLGLKVNVTATIPMAENMPDGESYRPGDVITHYGGKTSEILNTDAEGRLVLADAIVRASEDKPDFLIEMATLTGAQLVALGGRTSGVMGSDDFRDHVAEVGRTVGEPAWAMPFIEELKEEMTSDVADLRNIGKTRFGGMMQAGYYLSQFVGEDIQWVHMDIAGPAYNTAGAYGYVSKRGTGAPVRTVVAVLESLAEGQFPAQD; encoded by the coding sequence GTGCCAAAAAAGCCATCCCTACCTGCCGAGGGTATCGTCCCCAAGCTCAGCGTTTCCGCCAAGCTTCCAAAGAAGACCGAAGCGATTGTCATCCCAGTCTTCCAGGGCGAGGACGGCCCAGAAATCGCCGCGACCGGTGTGTTGGGTTCCAAGGGTGAGGTTGCGGTGCTGGAAGCTCTCACCACGCTGGGAGCGACAGGCGCAGCCCAGGAAGTGACCAAGCTCGCTGGCATCGCCGGTTCTGAAGTTCCCGTGATCATCGCTGTTGGCCTGGGCGATTCCGAAGACTTCGACGCCGAGACCCTGCGTCGCAGCGCCGGCGTGTCTGCCCGCGCGCTCAAGGGTTTTGGCAAGGTAGCCAGCACCTTGGGCATTTTCGGGCTTCACGACGCCATCGTCGGCGCCGCCCTCGGCGCGTACACCTACCGTGGCCAGAAGACGGCAAAGCTTGACGGCGCCAAGGCCCCTGTTAAGGAAATCGTATTTGTCTCCGACAAGAAGGATGAGCTCGAGTCGGCTCAAATCCTGGTCGATTCCGTTGTTCTGGCCCGCAACCTGGTCAATACCGCGTCCTCTCACTTGTACCCGGAGGTGTACGCCGACTTCATCGCGTCCCTCGCGGAAGAGTTTGGCATTGAAGCTGAAATTCTCGATGAAAAGGCACTAGCCAAGGGCAAGTTCGGTGGGCTGCTGGCAGTCGGCGGCGGTTCGGCTCGCAAGCCTCGCCTGCTGCGGCTGAGCTACCAGTCCAAGAAGTCTGCCCCTTCCGTGGCTCTCGTCGGCAAGGGCATCACTTTCGACACCGGCGGAATTTCCCTGAAGCCAGGCGCCAAGATGGACGACATGATCTCGGATATGGGCGGTTCCGCAGCCGCGATCGCCGCCACCATTGCCGCCGCCCGCCTCGGCCTCAAGGTCAACGTCACCGCGACAATCCCAATGGCGGAGAACATGCCAGACGGCGAGTCCTACCGTCCTGGCGATGTCATCACCCACTACGGCGGAAAAACCTCCGAAATCCTCAACACGGACGCTGAGGGACGCCTCGTGCTTGCCGACGCCATCGTCCGCGCATCCGAGGACAAGCCAGATTTCCTCATCGAAATGGCGACGCTCACCGGCGCTCAGCTCGTCGCCCTGGGTGGCCGCACTTCCGGCGTGATGGGCTCGGATGACTTCCGCGATCATGTTGCCGAGGTCGGGCGCACCGTGGGTGAACCTGCGTGGGCCATGCCGTTCATCGAGGAGCTGAAAGAGGAGATGACCTCTGACGTCGCCGATCTGCGCAACATTGGTAAGACCCGCTTCGGCGGCATGATGCAGGCTGGCTACTACCTGTCACAGTTCGTGGGCGAGGACATCCAGTGGGTCCACATGGACATCGCTGGCCCTGCCTACAACACCGCCGGGGCTTACGGTTATGTGTCCAAGCGTGGCACCGGTGCGCCGGTACGCACCGTTGTTGCCGTACTGGAGTCGCTTGCTGAGGGCCAGTTCCCTGCCCAGGACTAA
- a CDS encoding branched-chain amino acid aminotransferase has product MSPLNFRIEKTTTPTPAETLEQILANPGFGKTFTDHMVTIDWNEEQGWHNAVLAPYAPIPMDPATTVFHYGQAIFEGLKAYRQPDGSIATFRPEANAKRMQDSARRMAMPELPVEDFIEAIRVLVDADQAWVPAAGGEEALYLRPFMISTEVSLGVHPANAYKFIIIASPAGAYFSGGIKPVSVWLCEDYVRAAPGGTGAAKFAGNYAASLLAQAQAVEKGCDQVVWLDAIEHTNIEEMGGMNLAFVYGTGSDARLVTPRLSGSLLPGITRDSLLQVASDLGMETEERIVSKQEWEEVATSGEMSEAFACGTAAVITPVGTVKSSHGEFQINGGKTGEITMKLRETLTGIQRGSVEDKHGWKHTLVSA; this is encoded by the coding sequence ATGAGTCCACTGAACTTCCGAATTGAAAAGACAACCACTCCAACACCCGCGGAGACCCTCGAGCAGATTCTGGCGAACCCAGGATTCGGCAAGACCTTTACTGACCACATGGTCACCATCGACTGGAATGAAGAGCAGGGCTGGCACAATGCCGTGCTTGCGCCATACGCACCCATCCCTATGGATCCAGCCACCACTGTTTTCCACTACGGCCAGGCCATTTTCGAAGGCCTCAAGGCCTACCGCCAGCCGGATGGCTCCATCGCCACGTTCCGTCCCGAAGCAAATGCCAAGCGTATGCAGGATTCCGCACGCCGCATGGCCATGCCTGAACTCCCAGTTGAAGACTTCATCGAGGCTATTCGAGTTCTCGTCGACGCCGACCAAGCGTGGGTGCCAGCCGCCGGTGGCGAGGAAGCCCTCTACCTGCGCCCATTCATGATCTCTACCGAGGTCAGCCTGGGCGTTCACCCAGCGAATGCCTACAAGTTCATCATCATCGCCTCTCCAGCAGGTGCCTACTTCTCCGGTGGCATCAAGCCGGTCTCCGTATGGCTCTGCGAAGACTACGTCCGTGCTGCCCCAGGTGGCACCGGTGCAGCCAAGTTCGCCGGCAACTACGCAGCCTCGCTCCTCGCGCAGGCGCAAGCGGTAGAAAAGGGCTGCGACCAGGTGGTATGGCTCGACGCCATCGAGCACACCAACATTGAAGAGATGGGTGGCATGAACCTTGCCTTCGTCTACGGCACCGGCTCCGACGCTCGCCTGGTGACCCCTCGACTGTCCGGCTCATTGCTCCCAGGCATCACCCGCGATTCCCTGCTGCAGGTCGCAAGTGACCTCGGCATGGAGACTGAGGAGCGCATCGTCTCCAAGCAGGAATGGGAAGAAGTAGCCACCTCTGGCGAAATGTCCGAAGCATTTGCATGTGGCACCGCAGCAGTGATCACTCCGGTTGGCACTGTGAAGTCCAGCCATGGCGAGTTCCAGATCAACGGCGGCAAAACCGGCGAGATCACCATGAAGCTGCGCGAAACCCTCACCGGTATTCAGCGCGGTTCCGTGGAAGACAAGCACGGCTGGAAGCACACCCTGGTTTCTGCTTAA
- a CDS encoding adenosylcobinamide-GDP ribazoletransferase, with protein sequence MSGKAGTSGDGSHGPALIEGVTTALSWLTVLPFRGANSFDRITGARAMAALPVAGLALGALSAPLALLPTHPFVIAVLAVVVWELGSRMMHIDGLADVGDALGSYAPAERAQEILGDRYTGALGMGAVLLTLLAQVAGIMASLPTLGWVALVFLPLLGRACALIGCHTSFQPFSPSGFGSLIIGTVKTWWILTWLLVISGLAFVASDFTFAVLLAAAVAASASVVFAKHCNKRFAGLNGDTTGALIEVSIAVAAIVLAVVPV encoded by the coding sequence ATGTCTGGAAAAGCTGGTACCTCAGGGGACGGTTCCCACGGCCCCGCGCTGATAGAAGGCGTGACGACGGCTCTCAGCTGGCTTACGGTCCTCCCCTTTCGGGGCGCCAACTCCTTCGATCGCATCACCGGCGCTCGCGCCATGGCGGCCTTGCCGGTAGCTGGACTCGCACTAGGAGCCCTATCAGCGCCCCTCGCGCTCCTGCCCACTCATCCCTTTGTGATCGCGGTACTCGCAGTGGTGGTGTGGGAACTGGGCTCCCGAATGATGCATATCGACGGCCTCGCTGATGTCGGCGATGCACTCGGCTCTTACGCTCCTGCCGAGCGTGCCCAGGAGATCCTCGGTGACCGCTACACCGGGGCGCTGGGCATGGGCGCCGTGCTACTGACTCTCTTGGCTCAGGTGGCGGGCATCATGGCTAGTCTTCCTACGTTGGGCTGGGTAGCGCTGGTGTTCCTTCCCTTACTTGGCCGAGCGTGTGCACTGATCGGCTGCCACACGTCCTTTCAGCCCTTCTCCCCTTCCGGCTTTGGCAGCCTCATCATCGGAACAGTCAAAACGTGGTGGATTCTCACTTGGTTGCTCGTGATCAGCGGGCTGGCCTTTGTGGCATCGGACTTCACATTTGCGGTGCTTCTTGCTGCGGCGGTCGCCGCGAGCGCGTCGGTTGTCTTTGCCAAGCACTGCAACAAGCGCTTCGCAGGCTTGAACGGCGACACCACCGGCGCGCTCATTGAAGTCTCCATTGCCGTCGCGGCGATTGTGCTGGCAGTGGTTCCTGTTTAG
- the cobT gene encoding nicotinate-nucleotide--dimethylbenzimidazole phosphoribosyltransferase, with protein sequence MVPAEIFARVETPSAAVRSEAEAYQTTLTKPAGSLGRLEDVGVFISACQGQVPPKPITRPRIVIFAGDHGVAKHGVSAYPSEVSLQMAANITAGGAAISVLADSAGASVRVADISLDHDAWGDERVSRSCGAIHLEDAMTEEEVLRALEIGKRIADQEVDGGADLLMAGDLGIGNTTPAAALIGVATRTEPVAVVGRGTGIDDEGWKRKVSVVRDAMFRVRTFRDDPIRVLQAISSPDLAAMAGFLAQASIRRTPVILDGVVVTSAALWATRLAPGARNWWIAGHQSAEPAHKFALQSLELTPLLEYGMRLGEGSGAMAALPLVKSSVDIMAHMATFNSAGVSTAE encoded by the coding sequence ATGGTGCCTGCTGAGATCTTTGCCCGCGTGGAAACGCCGAGCGCTGCCGTCCGTAGCGAGGCAGAGGCTTACCAAACCACGCTGACCAAGCCAGCTGGGTCCCTCGGTCGTCTTGAGGACGTTGGCGTGTTCATCTCCGCGTGCCAGGGGCAGGTTCCACCGAAGCCGATCACGCGCCCGCGCATCGTGATCTTTGCTGGCGATCATGGCGTAGCCAAGCACGGCGTATCCGCCTACCCTTCGGAGGTCTCCCTCCAGATGGCTGCAAATATAACTGCAGGTGGGGCAGCGATTTCCGTGCTCGCGGACTCCGCGGGTGCGAGCGTGCGCGTCGCTGACATTTCCTTGGATCATGACGCCTGGGGCGACGAGCGCGTTTCCCGCTCTTGTGGCGCCATCCACCTAGAAGACGCCATGACCGAAGAAGAAGTGCTGCGCGCATTGGAGATTGGCAAGCGCATCGCCGACCAAGAGGTCGATGGCGGCGCTGATTTGCTCATGGCCGGTGACTTAGGCATCGGTAACACCACTCCGGCAGCCGCCTTGATTGGCGTGGCCACCCGCACCGAGCCAGTCGCTGTGGTCGGTCGTGGCACGGGCATCGATGACGAAGGCTGGAAGCGCAAGGTCTCCGTTGTACGCGACGCCATGTTCCGCGTCCGCACCTTCCGCGACGACCCAATCCGGGTCCTCCAGGCGATTTCCTCCCCTGATCTGGCTGCGATGGCAGGTTTCCTCGCGCAGGCATCCATCCGACGCACTCCGGTGATCCTCGACGGCGTTGTGGTGACCTCCGCGGCGCTGTGGGCAACGCGTCTCGCCCCAGGTGCCCGCAATTGGTGGATTGCTGGCCACCAGTCAGCTGAGCCAGCCCACAAGTTCGCCCTGCAAAGCCTTGAGCTCACGCCCCTGCTTGAGTACGGCATGCGCCTCGGTGAGGGCTCCGGCGCCATGGCGGCGTTGCCACTGGTGAAATCATCCGTGGACATCATGGCGCATATGGCAACCTTCAACTCCGCCGGTGTCTCCACCGCCGAGTAA
- the cobU gene encoding bifunctional adenosylcobinamide kinase/adenosylcobinamide-phosphate guanylyltransferase, with translation MLTLVLGGARSGKSAWAEALFPEGAEVLYVATARPWPDDHDFAARIQAHQDRRPSQWVTEDRTELVDVLTAPHASNILIDDLGTWLTHVIDEREAWERPRGAVQPVVDKLIAALAASSARIVAVTPEVGMGVIPESAAGRLFRDELGRLNAQVAEVADEVVLVVAGIPLTLKSDN, from the coding sequence ATGCTCACGCTGGTTCTCGGTGGTGCGCGCAGTGGTAAATCTGCGTGGGCCGAAGCCCTCTTCCCTGAAGGGGCTGAAGTTCTCTACGTCGCCACCGCGAGGCCGTGGCCCGACGATCACGACTTCGCCGCGCGCATCCAGGCCCACCAAGACCGTCGGCCGTCGCAGTGGGTCACCGAGGACCGCACCGAGCTTGTCGACGTCCTCACCGCCCCTCACGCCAGCAATATATTGATCGATGACCTCGGCACCTGGCTCACCCACGTGATCGATGAACGCGAGGCGTGGGAGCGCCCGCGGGGTGCCGTGCAGCCGGTCGTCGATAAGCTCATTGCCGCATTGGCCGCAAGCAGCGCCCGGATCGTCGCGGTTACCCCTGAAGTGGGCATGGGCGTGATCCCAGAATCTGCTGCTGGACGGCTGTTTCGTGATGAACTGGGTCGTCTGAACGCGCAGGTTGCCGAGGTAGCTGATGAAGTGGTGCTCGTGGTCGCCGGGATACCGCTAACCTTGAAATCTGACAATTAA
- a CDS encoding DUF3043 domain-containing protein: MTSPDNEQLPKGYTPKKGRPTPKRDEVERARGIRHGAAPVGLTRAEEKAREKALKESMTKAEYKEYKKKQREERGREARARQEAMDAGDERYLLPRDQGPVKAFVRDWVDARRFFSELVMPVALALLIIMFIGQTYPDIAATLSMVAMVVMLAFLIEGFLIGRRANKAVREKFPDTTETGFGLGFYAYSRASQLRKLRTPRPRVDVKK; this comes from the coding sequence GTGACTAGTCCAGACAATGAACAGCTCCCTAAGGGTTATACGCCTAAGAAGGGTCGTCCGACCCCGAAGCGCGATGAGGTTGAGCGTGCTCGAGGTATCCGCCATGGCGCAGCTCCAGTCGGCTTGACGCGGGCCGAGGAAAAGGCGCGTGAGAAGGCTCTCAAGGAGTCGATGACCAAGGCAGAGTACAAGGAGTACAAGAAGAAGCAGCGGGAAGAGCGTGGCCGTGAGGCCAGGGCTCGTCAGGAGGCAATGGATGCCGGTGACGAACGCTATCTCCTCCCTCGCGACCAAGGCCCAGTAAAGGCTTTTGTTCGTGACTGGGTCGATGCCCGTCGCTTCTTTAGCGAATTGGTCATGCCGGTCGCCTTGGCCTTGCTGATCATCATGTTCATTGGCCAGACTTACCCTGATATCGCAGCTACCCTTTCCATGGTCGCGATGGTCGTTATGCTCGCTTTCCTCATCGAAGGCTTCCTCATCGGCCGACGCGCAAACAAGGCCGTACGGGAGAAGTTCCCGGACACCACCGAAACAGGCTTTGGCCTTGGTTTCTACGCATACTCTCGCGCGTCTCAGCTCCGCAAGCTGCGCACCCCTCGCCCTCGCGTAGACGTCAAGAAGTAA
- a CDS encoding HesB/IscA family protein — protein MTAPETATGVVLTDAAAVKAKALLDQEGRDDLSLRIAVQPGGCAGLRYQLYFDDRELDGDKSDVIGGVRLVVDKMSVPYLSGARIDFADTIEAQGFTIDNPNASGSCACGDSFN, from the coding sequence ATGACTGCACCTGAGACCGCAACCGGAGTCGTCCTGACCGATGCCGCTGCTGTTAAAGCCAAGGCCCTGCTCGACCAGGAGGGACGCGACGATCTCTCCCTTCGTATTGCTGTTCAGCCTGGTGGCTGCGCTGGCCTGCGTTACCAGCTCTACTTCGATGATCGCGAGCTCGACGGCGATAAGTCCGACGTTATCGGCGGTGTCCGCCTCGTCGTGGACAAGATGAGCGTCCCTTACCTGTCCGGTGCCCGCATTGACTTCGCAGACACCATCGAGGCACAGGGTTTCACCATCGACAACCCAAACGCATCCGGCTCTTGCGCTTGTGGTGACTCTTTCAACTAA
- the asnB gene encoding asparagine synthase (glutamine-hydrolyzing), producing the protein MCGLLGMLTSAGNAADFDSAIRHALPCMRHRGPDDAGTWHDQDAVFGFNRLSIIDIAHSHQPLQWGPEGDTDRYAMTFNGEIYNYVELRQELQALGYSFNTEGDGETIVVGYHHWGTDVVNHLRGMFGIAIWDRKERTLFLARDQFGIKPLYFTTTAVGTVFSSEKKCILDMAEQIGMSNDLDLRAIEHYVDLQYVPEPESLHADVRRLESGSFAVVKPGGQVVAQRYFEPKFVTKKVTDEQDLFKRIANALEDSVEKHMRADVTVGSFLSGGIDSTAIAALAKRHNPNLLTFTTGFEREGYSEIDVAAESAAAIDAEHIVKVVSPEEYADAIPKIMWYLDDPVADPSLVPLYFVAAEARKHVKVVLSGEGADELFGGYTIYKEPLSLAPFEKVPAPLRRGLGKLGDVLPDGLKGKSLLQRGSMTMEERYYGNARSFNFEQLQRVIPWAKPEWDHKDVTAPIYAKSRDMDPVARMQHLDLFTWMRGDILVKADKITMANSLELRVPFLDKVVFDVAESIPHDLKISHGTTKYALRQAMEGIVPEHVLHRKKLGFPVPMRHWLAGDELFGWAQDTINESQTERIFDKKAVLEMLNEHRDGVSDHSRRLWTVLAFMVWHGIFMEGRIDPKVEEKDYPVQL; encoded by the coding sequence ATGTGTGGCCTTCTCGGCATGCTGACCAGCGCCGGCAATGCAGCGGACTTCGACTCGGCCATTCGCCATGCCCTTCCGTGCATGCGCCATCGCGGCCCCGACGATGCAGGCACATGGCATGACCAAGATGCCGTCTTCGGATTCAATCGGTTGTCGATCATCGATATTGCCCACTCCCACCAGCCTCTTCAGTGGGGGCCAGAGGGTGATACTGACCGCTATGCCATGACATTCAATGGCGAGATCTACAACTATGTGGAGCTTCGCCAGGAACTACAAGCACTCGGCTACAGCTTTAATACCGAAGGCGACGGCGAGACCATCGTGGTCGGCTATCACCATTGGGGCACCGATGTAGTCAACCACTTGCGTGGCATGTTTGGCATTGCCATTTGGGACCGAAAAGAACGCACGCTATTCCTTGCCCGCGATCAATTCGGAATCAAGCCACTGTACTTTACAACCACCGCTGTAGGTACGGTCTTCTCCTCTGAGAAGAAGTGCATTCTTGACATGGCCGAGCAGATCGGAATGAGCAACGATCTCGATCTGCGTGCGATCGAGCACTACGTCGACCTTCAGTACGTGCCTGAACCGGAGTCGTTGCACGCGGATGTTCGTCGACTGGAGTCCGGCTCCTTTGCCGTCGTTAAGCCCGGCGGCCAAGTTGTGGCCCAGCGCTATTTCGAGCCTAAGTTTGTGACCAAGAAGGTCACGGACGAGCAGGACTTGTTTAAGCGGATTGCCAACGCGTTGGAGGATTCCGTCGAAAAGCACATGCGCGCAGACGTCACGGTTGGTTCTTTCCTTTCTGGTGGTATCGATTCGACCGCCATCGCTGCTCTGGCAAAGCGCCACAATCCGAATCTGCTGACGTTCACCACGGGCTTCGAGCGCGAAGGTTACTCGGAGATCGACGTGGCGGCGGAGTCAGCTGCGGCCATTGATGCGGAGCACATCGTGAAGGTGGTCTCCCCTGAGGAATATGCCGACGCGATTCCAAAGATCATGTGGTACCTCGATGACCCGGTAGCCGACCCTTCCTTGGTTCCGCTGTACTTCGTCGCAGCTGAGGCCCGCAAGCATGTGAAGGTCGTTCTCTCTGGCGAGGGCGCCGATGAGCTGTTCGGCGGATACACCATCTACAAGGAGCCGTTGTCGCTCGCACCGTTTGAGAAGGTCCCTGCCCCACTGCGTCGCGGTTTGGGCAAGCTTGGCGACGTCCTCCCCGACGGACTCAAGGGCAAGTCCCTGCTACAGCGTGGCTCGATGACCATGGAAGAGCGTTACTACGGCAACGCGCGCTCCTTCAATTTCGAGCAGCTGCAGCGCGTGATCCCATGGGCAAAGCCAGAATGGGACCACAAGGACGTCACCGCACCGATCTACGCCAAGTCTCGCGACATGGATCCGGTAGCTCGTATGCAGCATCTAGATTTGTTTACCTGGATGCGCGGCGACATCCTGGTCAAGGCAGACAAAATCACGATGGCGAACTCCCTGGAACTGCGCGTGCCGTTCCTGGACAAGGTCGTTTTCGATGTCGCGGAATCAATCCCGCATGACTTGAAGATCTCCCACGGCACCACCAAGTACGCCCTGCGTCAGGCGATGGAGGGCATCGTGCCGGAGCACGTACTGCACCGCAAGAAGCTCGGCTTCCCCGTGCCGATGCGCCACTGGCTTGCCGGCGATGAACTCTTCGGCTGGGCGCAGGACACCATCAACGAGTCTCAGACCGAGCGGATCTTTGACAAGAAGGCCGTGCTCGAGATGCTGAATGAGCATCGTGACGGCGTTTCCGACCACTCTCGTCGCCTCTGGACTGTGCTCGCCTTCATGGTGTGGCACGGCATCTTCATGGAGGGCCGCATCGATCCGAAGGTCGAGGAGAAGGACTACCCGGTTCAGTTGTAG